In Acidobacteriota bacterium, a single window of DNA contains:
- the frr gene encoding ribosome recycling factor, with protein MVNQIINETKKKMENSLEHFKKELIKIRTGRASISILEDIHFDYYGVSTPIPQVATLQVQEPNLIIIQPWDPSVSGEIDKAIRKANIGLNPINEGKVLKVPIPPLDEERRKELAKFVKKLLEDEKTKIRLIRRESKESIKELEKEKKISEDEEYKGYDKLQELTGNYIKKAEELAEQKEKDILGE; from the coding sequence ATGGTAAATCAGATAATAAATGAAACTAAAAAGAAAATGGAAAACTCACTGGAGCATTTTAAGAAAGAACTTATTAAAATAAGAACCGGCAGAGCTTCTATTTCTATCCTGGAAGATATTCATTTTGATTATTACGGAGTTTCTACTCCTATTCCTCAGGTTGCTACATTACAAGTTCAGGAACCGAATTTAATCATAATTCAACCCTGGGACCCATCAGTATCAGGAGAAATAGATAAAGCAATACGAAAAGCAAATATTGGACTTAATCCCATAAATGAAGGTAAGGTTCTAAAAGTTCCGATTCCCCCTCTGGATGAGGAAAGAAGAAAAGAACTCGCAAAATTCGTGAAAAAGCTTTTAGAAGATGAGAAAACTAAAATCAGATTAATCCGACGGGAATCAAAAGAATCGATAAAAGAACTGGAAAAAGAGAAAAAAATCTCTGAAGATGAAGAGTATAAAGGCTATGATAAACTTCAAGAATTAACTGGCAATTATATAAAAAAAGCAGAAGAGTTAGCAGAACAGAAAGAAAAAGATATTCTGGGAGAATAA
- a CDS encoding sigma-70 family RNA polymerase sigma factor has translation MKISDRELVRKILNGERENFEILINKYKGPIVNFVYRMVMNMENALDISQEIFIKVFNSLHVYNPSYEFSTWLYKIATNLTIDHLRKSKVKPVSLDRDVFDEEKIGFDIPDDSMAPHKIWNEERIKESIIEAIDLLPQGLKELIVLRHISELPYSEIAEIKGLPLGTVKNRIFRAREMIRNYLEKKNE, from the coding sequence ATGAAGATTTCTGACAGGGAATTGGTTAGGAAGATTCTGAATGGGGAGAGAGAAAACTTTGAAATACTTATCAACAAATATAAAGGTCCAATTGTTAACTTTGTTTACAGAATGGTGATGAATATGGAAAATGCACTGGACATTTCTCAGGAAATATTCATAAAAGTTTTTAATTCCCTTCATGTTTATAATCCCAGTTATGAGTTCAGCACATGGCTGTATAAAATTGCAACAAACCTTACGATTGACCACTTGAGAAAATCAAAGGTTAAACCCGTATCTCTCGATAGAGATGTATTTGATGAGGAAAAAATTGGCTTTGATATTCCAGATGATAGTATGGCACCCCATAAAATATGGAATGAAGAAAGAATAAAAGAATCGATAATAGAAGCAATTGATTTATTACCACAAGGCTTAAAGGAACTAATTGTTCTGAGACATATAAGTGAACTCCCATACAGCGAAATAGCAGAGATAAAAGGGCTTCCTCTGGGAACGGTAAAAAATAGAATTTTCAGAGCTCGTGAAATGATAAGAAATTATCTGGAGAAGAAGAATGAATAA